From the Triticum urartu cultivar G1812 chromosome 4, Tu2.1, whole genome shotgun sequence genome, the window ACAGCTAAACCACTGCACCTGACATCCCAATCCATGTACGCATCATCAGGCCACTCAAAAAGCACCCATGCGTGCGGTAAAGCATAATTGCGTGATCGACTGCCTATCATCATGTGAGATACGCCACTCATTTGATCATCAAGTCGGAATGTCGTATGGAATATCACGCGGTCATCATCAGTGTGGTTCTCATAGTCTTTGCCAAATCGTCGAGCCGTTTTCATGCACACGGATGTTCGATGGTGATGGAGGTTCATTGGGCGACACCCCTAGCTAACCTCGCCCTCCACCCCCTTCCACACGCTTCTTTTCTCACCACCTCCATGGGGCGACACCACAAGGCAAAGCCCATGCACTTGATGGCGCGATGTTTTTTGTTTTCATCTTTGGATCAGGGGATCAAGCGTTCCTTTGCCTCGGCGGTGCGGAGACTCGCTGCCTTGGGCATTTCTCGGCAGCATTGGCCGGCCAGTTTAAACACCGTGAGCATGGTAGGTGTTGGTCGCGATCCTGGCCTAGCACGGGGGAGTATGTTGTTAGGATTGCATTGCCACCACACATGGAGTGTGCTCATGAGAGGTTGTCTCCATGGATGGGGTCGGAGATTTCGTGCCGTGTGCTTGCCTAGCCAGGCGGTTGGAGTATTACAACAGTGATCGAGCGCTAGCATTGGCCATATGGTTCTATATATAGATCCCTTGGCCTAGAGAATAGACTTTCGAACTTCACCAATCCATGTAGGTATTCCAACGTGTCTGCTGAGGCGTTTTGAGCAGGTGCATGCGTATCTAGTTCGTGTCTGACATTGCCGAGATTGGGAGGTATGGTGGTGTTAGCTTGGAAAACAGGATGAGGGGCACAAGGAATTTATAACAGATAATTTCGCATGTCCATCCTCAAATATACCAACTTAGTTCTCAATGTTGGCATGTCGCGTCGTTATCCCCCTCACCCTACTTTCCGAGCTAACACCACCATAAGTTAGACTGAAAAGTTCTCTTCTATACGAATGCAATGGTAGGTCTAATTTATTGTCAAATTAAAATTTTAAAATGTGTGTGTGCCTTATTCATTGAAATGGGGGGAGTATCAAAACTTCACATTAACATTGATCTTTATAAATAAAATCATTTAAAAGGGAAAAGAAAGGACACAAAAAGGTTTGAAAAGGCACTAGCAAAAAATGTATAGGTCGATGCTAGCTAGCACATGGAAGAAAATAAAGGCACTGTGGAAGCTACTATCCTACTCAGCCTGAGGCATAGCTTTTGGGAAGCATGGTCCTTTGTGGTACACTTTCGCTGGCAGGCCATTTTAGCTAGGCAATGTGCATGCCAACGTTGTCTGCTGGTAATTTTAAAACGGAGAATGGCGCCGCATCAAATTTGGGCAGTTGATTGTAGTTTAATTTTATCAGTGTGCACAGGGCCCACTTGGTAACCCCCAGTGTGATGGtaatttctactccctccgtctcaaaatatAAAAACGTTTTTAACACTAGCATAATGTCAAAAACTTTCTTATATTctgggacagagggagtaattTATACGTCCTTGCCACAGGGCATATCAGAAAAAGGTGTACTCTGGGTTTCAACAAAATGTTACTGAATCTTTAGTTTATAGTAAGTTCAAAATAGGAAGAACCTAGAATAAGGACAACTGCATTGCTGATCAGAAGACTTATAAAAATGCCAAAATTGAAGAAAATTAAGAAAAACTCATATTCCCTCCAATCCAAGATAAAATAAGTGTCGCAGTTTCGAGCTAATTTAAACTAGAGTTAGTTCAAAACTACGACACTTTTTATGAATCTGAGGTAGTACAGTTTAGGATTGTAAAAAACTCTTACTTATTACGGCAGAAAAAAAAAACTTCACTACCCTTGTTGTATCATAGCAATACTGTGAGCCATAGTACTActagtagctcctagaatatcagTTTGACTCTTCAAAGCAGCATTTTATTTTGGAAAATGTCATAGTAGTACTCCTACACCCTTTTTCccattttatttatttttgataAACAACCACCATGCACACCTAGCTTGTTATATTTCCTTTTCCTCATCATCTTCTCTCCCCCTCTCAGtttctctctctcacacacacacagctctctctctctctctcctcctctccctctctcaAATACTCCCCATGCCCATCGCCGTCCTCCTTTGAAGAAGCCAATGGCCAGCAATGGCATGGCGTCCTCTCCCTCCGCCTTCTTCCCTCCGAATTTCCTCCTCCACATGCAGCAAGCACCGCCGCAGCATGACCCCTCCCAAGAACACCACcagcagcaccaccaccaccaccaccatgagCACCACCTCCCTCCCCCCCATCCCCAGCACAACCCCTTCCTCCCCTCCCCCCAATGCCCCTCCCTCCAGGACTTCCGCGGCGGTAGGCACACCCATAACTTCATGCCTTGTCAGTTAATTCGCCACCCTCGCACGGATCGTGCACGCAATGCGCCGGTAAACCGAGCCGATCCAGGTCTTTGCTAACATGCTGTACGTACGTGTGCTGCAGGTCTGTCGCCAATGCTGGGGAAGCGCCCGGCGATGtacgggggcggcggcgacgggggctgcggcggcgacgaggtgacgggcggcggcggcggcgggggcgcgaACGAGGAGGAGACGTCGGACGACGGGTCGCAGCTGGGCGGCGAGAAGAAGCGGCGGCTGAACGTGGAGCAGGTGCGGACGCTGGAGAAGAACTTCGAGGTGGCCAACAAGCTGGAGCCGGAGCGCAAGATGCAGCTGGCCCGCGCGCTGGGGCTGCAGCCCCGGCAGGTGGCCATCTGGTTCCAGAACCGCCGCGCCCGGTGGAAGACAAAGCAGctggagaaggactacgacgtgCTCAAGCGCCAGTTCGACGCCGTCAAGGCCGAGAACGACGCCCTCCTCTCCCACAACAAGAAGCTCCAGTCCGAGGTACTCCTACACATGTACCAGTACCTACCCACTGTAGTAGACCACAATGCAAATTAGTGTGAGTAGCTCCGGCAGTCAATTCAGTCCGGCGACGGCAAGCATGCATCTGGGCGGCCGGCCACGGCAGTAGAGCAGCACGCCGCTGGCCTAGATCTGCGCGCGCGGGTGACGATCTGGGGCGCCCGCCGTTCGGTTGCGCTTTCTCGGGGCGGCCTCCCCGGCTCAATGATTGGTTGGTGATGTCCGGCTCGGATCCATGTGggtttcagtgcttgcagaaaggTTGTTGGAAGCGGCGCCCATGCCCACGCCTTTCCATCTACACCTGCGAAATCGTCATCGTTGAGCTGAGCAGGCACAGTAGCTTTTCGGAAAGGCCGAGCAGAATATGGCAGCGTCCGCAGCAGGTAGATGCTCGTGCCCATGCTGCGCCGAGTCCTTTGAGGAGGATCCATCGATCCATCGATCGATTGCAGTGGAGTCAATGGCTTCATCATTCCGGTCGTGGCATCTCTGTGATGCCTGCCATGGTCGCAGGGACGTACTCCCCCGCGGCATGTGTGCCTTTTCACCGCGATCAGATTTGCAATTATGTGTGGGCCGCCCCGGAAACACCATTAGTGCCCGTATGATTAGGTGCGCATGTGCAGGTCAGCAAGTGTAGCTTAGCTTGCTTTCTCCTTGTTGCTAGTAGTACTAGCATTCAGGCAGATACAGATGCATGATTCAGATTCACTGCTGAACTTCTGCATGAACTACCAATGCGAAATTCTAGGTACCTGCCATGCTTGCATTGCGTACCGGTACAAGCTAGCTAAACCAAGATGGATTCGATTGTTGAATGCTGATGTATACTGATGTATATATGGTGATGAATGCAGATACTGGGACTGAAGGGCTGCAGGGAGGCGGCGTCGGAGCTGATCAACCTCAACAAGGAGACGGAGGCGTCCTGCAGCAACCGCAGCGAGAACAGCTCCGAGATCAACCTCGACATCTCGCGCACGCCGCCGTCCGACGGCCCCATGGACGCTCCGCCGTCGCACCAGCAGgggggcggcagcggcgggggAATGATCCCCTTCTACCCCTCCGTCGCACGCCCATCCGCCGGCGTCGACATCGACCATCTCCTCCACGCCTCCGTCCCCAAGATGGAGCACCACCACGGCGGCCCCGACACGGCCAGCTTCGGCAACCTCCTCTGCGGCGTCGACGAGCCGCCGCCGTTCTGGCCGTGGGCAGACCACCAGCAGTTCAACTGATCGTCCGGCCCGTCGGCCGGCACGATACA encodes:
- the LOC125552778 gene encoding homeobox-leucine zipper protein HOX21 isoform X2, with product MASNGMASSPSAFFPPNFLLHMQQAPPQHDPSQEHHQQHHHHHHHEHHLPPPHPQHNPFLPSPQCPSLQDFRGGLSPMLGKRPAMYGGGGDGGCGGDEVTGGGGGGGANEEETSDDGSQLGGEKKRRLNVEQVRTLEKNFEVANKLEPERKMQLARALGLQPRQVAIWFQNRRARWKTKQLEKDYDVLKRQFDAVKAENDALLSHNKKLQSEILGLKGCREAASELINLNKETEASCSNRSENSSEINLDISRTPPSDGPMDAPPSHQQGGGSGGGMIPFYPSVARPSAGVDIDHLLHASVPKMEHHHGGPDTASFGNLLCGVDEPPPFWPWADHQQFN
- the LOC125552778 gene encoding homeobox-leucine zipper protein HOX21 isoform X1, translated to MASNGMASSPSAFFPPNFLLHMQQAPPQHDPSQEHHQQHHHHHHHEHHLPPPHPQHNPFLPSPQCPSLQDFRGGRHTHNFMPCLSPMLGKRPAMYGGGGDGGCGGDEVTGGGGGGGANEEETSDDGSQLGGEKKRRLNVEQVRTLEKNFEVANKLEPERKMQLARALGLQPRQVAIWFQNRRARWKTKQLEKDYDVLKRQFDAVKAENDALLSHNKKLQSEILGLKGCREAASELINLNKETEASCSNRSENSSEINLDISRTPPSDGPMDAPPSHQQGGGSGGGMIPFYPSVARPSAGVDIDHLLHASVPKMEHHHGGPDTASFGNLLCGVDEPPPFWPWADHQQFN